From a region of the Cucumis sativus cultivar 9930 chromosome 6, Cucumber_9930_V3, whole genome shotgun sequence genome:
- the LOC101206737 gene encoding CBBY-like protein, producing the protein MEITYSSILYTHPIKRTTACNCSYSHAIPKHLPSRFYPSSPRLSVFSRSYNFIVDSSLRIRRLTAFSSSSSSNNDSPQELAVLLEVEGVLVDAYRSTNRQAFNEAFRKLGLDCANWTEPVYSDLVRKNAANEERMLIMYFNRIGWPTSLPTNEKESFIKSVLREKKKASDELMVSQSLPLRPGVEDFIDNAHNEGIPVIILTAYSKSGEEIARSIINKLGPERISKVKIVGNEEMRQSLYSEFVSGQAKQSGLEEELAKEAMKAASAEKQRIAKKVASALKLSVEINTTSSESLDKIICALRAGSELAGTPVSNCILVAGTQSGIDGAERIGMPRIVIRSSLTSRAEFPSANAIMDGFGVGGLTITRLRQKTWS; encoded by the exons ATGGAAATTACCTACTCCTCCATTCTCTATACTCACCCTATCAAAAGAACCACAGCTTGCAATTGCTCATACTCCCATGCCATTCCTAAACACCTTCCAAGCAGATTCTATCCGTCTTCTCCACGTCTATCTGTTTTCTCCAGAAGCTACAATTTCATTGTAGACTCGAGTTTACGAATTAGAAGATTAACAGCTTTCAGCAGTTCCAGCAGTTCTAACAATGACTCACCCCAAGAACTCGCAGTTCTTCTCGAAGTCGAAGG AGTCCTTGTGGATGCATATCGCTCAACTAATCGCCAAGCTTTTAATGAAG CATTTCGTAAGCTTGGACTTGACTGTGCAAATTGGACTGAACCTGTATATTCAGACCTTGTCAG GAAGAATGCTGCTAACGAGGAACGGATGctaattatgtattttaatcgt ATTGGTTGGCCGACTTCACTACCAACAAATGAGAAGGAATCGTTTATTAAAAGTGTTCTGCGAGAAAAG AAAAAGGCATCAGATGAATTGATGGTTTCACAAAGTTTACCTCTACGGCCTGGAGTTGAAGA TTTCATTGACAATGCTCATAACGAGGGAATACCTGTGATTATTCTCACAGCCTACAGCAAGAGTGGAGAAGAAATTGCTAG ATCTATCATCAATAAGCTTGGACCTGAGAGAATATCCAAAGTAAAGATTGTTGGGAATGAGGAGATGAGACAGAGTTTATATAGTGAATTTGTGAGTGGTCAAGCAAAGCAGTCAGGTTTGGAAGAGGAACTAGCTAAAGAAGCAATGAAGGCAG CTTCTGCTGAGAAACAAAGGATAGCCAAGAAGGTTGCATCGGCGCTGAAGTTGAGTGTCGAGATAAATACTACCTCATCTGAAAG tttGGACAAGATCATATGTGCATTGCGTGCTGGATCAGAACTTGCTGGCACACCCGTTTCCAATTGCATCCTTGTTGCAGGAACCCAGTCAGGGATTGATGGAGCTGAACGAATAGGAATGCCACGTATTGTGATCCGAAGCAG TTTGACATCAAGAGCCGAGTTCCCTTCAGCAAACGCTATAATGGATGGCTTCGGAGTCGGTGGCTTAACCATTACCAGATTACGGCAAAAGACTTGGTCTTGA